A genomic window from Daphnia carinata strain CSIRO-1 chromosome 9, CSIRO_AGI_Dcar_HiC_V3, whole genome shotgun sequence includes:
- the LOC130689108 gene encoding CDP-diacylglycerol--glycerol-3-phosphate 3-phosphatidyltransferase, mitochondrial-like → MSLICQKAICRIFSTTCVAGQDRLYILRAIARKGWQRNLVPRSALHLPRPEMEDGGDDLQKTELLRTLENFKWLGNKAPCFPVNGNKTYVLSGPDDFYKTLIGKTSQAKRRITLASLYLGTGHHENELVKTIESTLKRNPDSNVKVRVLLDATRGSRGAKQNSRTMLLPLLQSYSQQCSVHFYHTPALRGLLKKILPERWNEVVGLQHMKIYIFDDSLLISGANLSHDYFTNRQDRYLVVEESKELVDFFDQLVETVCQFSFQMNENNQLNLNSDFPHHPCDSNQHEFTQEAKQRIENLFEKQLKASSSVLQWPNPYSYDTWIFPFVQMGQLNIYMDNILTREILEKVPKNAELCLATGYFNLTQDYMESLLEHSSPNIHILMAHPLANGFFGAKGFAGGIPSGYTLLAYQFYRRVVDKALEARIRLWEYQRQNWTFHAKGLWISFGREDPRPSFTLVGSPNFGYRSVYRDLETQLAVVTINSSLRDQLHQERKNLYQQAELVSATTFDQPERKIPLWVRVVIKVFRRFF, encoded by the exons ATGTCACTTATTTGCCAAAAAGCAATATGCAGGATTTTCTCGACAACATGCGTTGCTGGGCAAGATCGTCTTTATATCCTTCGCGCGATTGCCCGCAAAGGTTGGCAACGCAACCTTGTCCCACGTTCAGCTCTTCATCTACCCCGTCCCGAAATGGAGGACGGCGGTGATGATCTGCAGAAAACGGAACTGTTAAGGACActcgaaaatttcaaatggCTCGGGAACAAGGCTCCCTGCTTCCCTGTGAATGGAAATaag ACCTATGTTTTGTCAGGTCCAGATGATTTCTACAAAACACTTATTGGAAAAACTAGTCAAGCAAAGCGGAGAATCACATTAGCATCTCTGTACCTTGGAACAGGTCATCATGAAAATGAGCTTgtcaaaacaattgaaagtaCCTTGAAAAGGAACCCTGATTCTAATGTTAAAGTTCGTGTGTTATTGGATGCCACAAGAGGATCCAGGGGGGCTAAACAAAATTCTCGCACTATGCTCCTGCCACTACTGCAATCATACAGCCAACAGTGTTCAGTCCATTTTTATCATACCCCAGCACTGAGAGGACTACTAAAGAAAATCCTTCCAGAGAGGTGGAATGAAGTTGTAGGTCTGCAACACATGAAGATCTATATCTTTGATGATTCTCTACTTATTAGTGGCGCGAACTTAAGCCACGATTACTTCACGAATCGTCAAGATCGATACCTCGTTGTAGAAGAATCTAAAGAATTGGTGGATTTCTTTGACCAGCTTGTAGAAACTGTTTGTCAATTTTCCTTCCAAATGAACGAAAACAACCAGCTCAACTTGAATTCAGATTTCCCTCATCACCCATGTGATTCCAATCAGCATGAATTTACACAAGAAGCAAAACAGAGAATTGAGAACTTATTTGAAAAGCAACTGAAAGCGTCCTCCTCGGTATTGCAATGGCCGAATCCCTACTCATATGACACCTGGATCTTTCCCTTTGTCCAAATGGGACAATTAAACATTTATATGGATAACATCTTAACTCGCGAGATCCTGGAAAAGGTGCCAAAGAATGCCGAATTATGTTTAGCTACCGGCTACTTTAACCTTACTCAGGACTACATGGAGAGTTTGCTGGAACACTCTTCGCCAAATATTCATATTTTAATGGCACATCCGCTG GCCAATGGATTTTTCGGTGCCAAAGGCTTTGCAGGCGGAATCCCATCGGGTTATACGTTACTGGCCTACCAATTTTATCGGCGTGTAGTAGATAAAGCGCTGGAAGCTCGTATCCGATTGTGGGAATATCAACGGCAAAACTGGACTTTTCACGCCAAGGGCCTATGGATCTCTTTCGGTCGAGAAGATCCTCGACCATCTTTTACTCTAGTAGGATCTCCCAATTTTG gATATCGTTCCGTTTACCGAGACTTGGAAACGCAGCTGGCAGTGGTGACCATCAACTCTAGCCTTCGCGATCAGCTACATCAAGAGCGAAAAAATCTTTATCAACAAGCGGAGCTAGTCAGTGCCACCACTTTCGATCAGCCAGAAAGAAAGATACCTCTTTGGGTTCGCGTCGTCATTAAAGTGTTTCGTCGATTCTTTTAG